In Mus pahari chromosome 12, PAHARI_EIJ_v1.1, whole genome shotgun sequence, the genomic window ACAATTCTTTGCAAATAATGTTGCCTCTACTCCAAGTCTTGGGCGCCAAGATGATGTTGGAAGTTCAGTCGTTACCATCGACGCGTTGGCGCTTTGACTGTATTGAAAAATAGGTCTCCGGACCTTCTACAGAATCTAAACTTTATAATGAATTGCGGTTTCTTCCCAGAGTGCTAAGaacctttctcctgcttcctagcccgcCCCGTGCTCTCCAAGGCCATGCCCCCACCTGGGGGCGCTACCGCCTGTCCCCGGAGCTGCAGCAACTGCCACTAAGTAGaaaagagctgggggggggggcttctgcgCGGCTAGTGTATTTTATGCAACCCCAAGTGGTCACAGTTTGGTGAAAATCACTGGATAGATCGGCGGCGGGAAAACAGGAGGGGGCGGGAGGGCTAGCAAAAACTCCAGGTGTGGCAAGCGACCTCAGTGTTCATCATCAGCCACAGAACTGGATGGCCATCGGACGAGTTTGTAGAGTCCCCGTCCCATTCCTTACCCTGGCCTGATGCTACAGTGAcaatatttttatagaaagttGCAGGCGTTTCCTCTCTCCCAGGGTCCCTAGCCTTCTTTACCAGCCCCTGTTAACCCACCCGCTTCTTCAGCTCgccctttcctctccctgcccaggtccctcctcccatccctcctcgcGAATCTCTCTACCGCGGGCGCCCATTGGCTGAGTGCTGAGAGGAGGCGTGTGCCGGGCCAGGCGGGTTTCATTGAGCGGAATTAGCCGGGTGACATCAGCTTCGCAGCCCCTCGGGCCGGCCCAGCTCATTGGAGCCTCTGCCCCTCCAGGAAAAGCACATTGTTCCCGCCCCCGCCCGGACCACCGCCACCGCCGTCGCCTCCACCCAGCTATAAAAACCAGCGGAACCCCGAAAGGTGTGGATGCTTATTACAGACCGAGCCAACACCAGCGCCCAGAGCCAGGTTCTCCTCCGCAGCGAGCACCTCAAATCTAATTCACAGTAAGTGTCCCCGCCCCTTAACTGCCCCAGCCTAAACCCCGAAGACCGACTTCTCCAACTGGACTAGGACTTAGGATGCACCCTACGTGCTGGCCTGCTGGCCGAGATCCCTGGGTGCTTACACTCACCGCAGCATCCCAGGCTCCAATAACTCCTGTTGCGAGTCTGCATGCTAGCCGCGCGGTTGTAGAAGCAGCGCTTGGAATGTGAATCCAATGCGGGCTGTCGGTGCGTGTGCTCACGCTTGCCTGCGTTTGCTGCGTTGTGTAGATGGAGATAAGGCGGATGCGTCTGAGCACCAGATAGAGATACTTCTCTATTCAGATCTCCGGCCCAAAGAAAAGTCCTCATTTATTCCAGGCGGGactgaagaaataaaaccttTAGAATGTCCCTCATTGAGGGCCACCCAGGAGTCCCTGAAATAAAGTAACCGGTGAATGAGCATGGGAGGAGAGAGATTTATTAGGATCACTTGCATGCCCCGGGCTGCTAGAAGGCCAGACTGCCGCGGGGTAGATGCCAACCACCTTTGCGGGTACCTTGAGCTGCGTGCAGGCGGGGACAGCGATTGTCTCACTTCTTTCCctaccccgtgtgtgtgtgtgtgtgtgtgtgtgtgtgtgtttctctcctcttctcaagTTCGGAAGGTTGAAAAAAGAAGGATCCTTCGAAAGCTTAGATCATCCCTGGGGCCATGGACTCGGACGCCAGCTTGGTGTCTAGTCGCCCTTCATCCCCAGAACCCGATGACCTTTTCCTGCCCGCCCGGAGCAAGGGGGGAAGCAGCAGCGGCTTCACAGGAGGGACCGTGTCCTCGTCCACGCCGAGCGACTGCCCGCCAGAGCTGAGCTCCGAGCTACGTGGGGCCATGGGCGCGACAGGCGCGCATCCGGGGGACAAACTGGGCGGCGGTGGCTTCAAGTCGTCTTCCTCCAGCACCTCCTCGTCCACGTCGTCTGCGGCCGCGTCTTCCACCAAGAAAGATAAGAAGCAGATGACTGAGCCCGAGCTGCAGCAGCTGCGCCTGAAGATCAACAGCCGCGAACGCAAGCGCATGCACGACCTCAACATCGCCATGGACGGCCTGCGAGAGGTCATGCCGTACGCACACGGTCCGTCGGTGCGCAAGCTCTCCAAGATCGCCACGCTGCTGCTGGCGCGAAACTACATCCTCATGCTCACCAACTCACTGGAGGAGATGAAGCGACTGGTGAGCGAGATCTACGGGGGTCACCACGCCGGCTTCCACCCGTCGGCCTGTGGCGGGCTGGCACACTCGGCGCCTCTACCCACTGCGACGGCGCACCCCGCGGCCGCCGCGCACGCGGCGCACCACCCGGCCGTGCaccaccccatcctccctcccgcagccgccgccgcagccgccgccgcagcagcagcagcggtgtCCAGCGCCTCTCTACCGGGCTCCGGGCTGTCCTCGGTCGGATCCATCCGTCCTCCGCACGGCCTGCTCAAGTCACCGTCGGCAGCGGCAGCCGCTCCTCTCGGAGGCGGGGGTGGAGGCAGCGGTGGCAGCGGTGGCTTCCAGCACTGGGGCGGCATGCCGTGCCCCTGCAGCATGTGCCAGGTGCCGCCGCCGCACCACCACGTGTCCGCTATGGGCGCGGGCACCTTGCCGCGCCTCACCTCCGACGCCAAGTGAGCCGGCCAGCGTGGGTGCGTTCTGGAGAGCTGAGGGCTGCGGAGCAGCGCGGACAAGCCAGCGCTGGGGCTCCGGGGCTCTGTTGCAAGAAGGGGAGCTGGACCACGGGCTGGGCCTAGGGGATTATGGGGAACCGAAACAGTGGGAGCATTTGGAGCGACGGAGAGGGGGCGTTCGCTCCAGAACCTGGTTGACTCTTTGGCTAAACACTCCGTGAGTCCGGGAGGCGCCATTGTACAAAACGGCCACAACGCGCGGGTACATCCATCCCTGGAACTTCCTGCCTGCACCCCCAGGAAGTCTAAAAACTGACTTTCCGGTGTACAAAGATTGACTCCCTGTCTGGGCTTAAACAAGACGCAGAGCACTGCACTTGATTCCTTCCTCCCATTCCAGGCGGGGTAGGAGACTCCCAGGAACCACACTGCAGAAGCGACCTCTGGGCCTCACCCTGCAGGTTCATCCCTGGCCCAGTGCCAGACACTAAGTTAGTAGACGCTGGCTTGGGTATCAGAAGCACTTAGGGTCCTGTTGTCTCAGAAGTGTGACCTTCCCTCCCGTCTCTCCTGTTGATTTGTAGTTTCCTAACAAATCTGTGAATTTCCTTTTCAGACCACACGAACAAGCTTTACAGACGCTTAAAATAGCACTTGTGGAATGGAATAATCCCAAACTACCGATATGGAACTAGATGCTTTTTaggtcttatttttaaatagaacgatcccccccacacacacacacacacaacacacattctAAGCACACATAATTTGGTTTCTTACCCGACTGGGGACGCTGTTTTTTGGTACCTGGGGGCTTGACAGAAGAACAACATCAAAAGTTGCTGTGAATTATAGTTTGAGCTATCTGGGAGGGGGTATTCTGTTGggtttttaataatttcttgtgtgtgtaaatataataTCAACGAAGTGCGGGATGCTAAGCTCTTTGTTCACGTGACTCTCCCTCCGTCTAAGCCcgctgttttctttctgtgtcgtcgccctcccccccacacacacaccttttgccACCGTTAACTCGAGGGGCAAACCCCTTCATGCGCGCTCCATGGCGCGCCCTGCATTACAATGTGGGCTTTACTGCGCCTGCCTCCTAACTTTCCACCTCTCCCGCGCTGCCCCTGCAGAGTGTATCTAtcacctgttttatttttgtaaagaaaaagaagtgctaaataatatttattacttGTTTGGTTGCATAAAACGAAACAAATGATGGAGTGttgagattttaaataaaatttaaagtaagtcAGGTGTTTTCAGTTTGTgtgagggcggggggggggggacaaggagATGCTAGGGACAATGATTCCTCTGGGGACGGATTTGTAGTTCGTTCTGCTGGCTTGGCCTTGGAGAAAGATAAGGGATTTTTactacttcctccctcccccaacacatgttttctttaaaagagcaCGCTCTCCGGATGTGTATCACagctttcttgtgctttttttcctTACGCCTAATTGGAaactccttttccctttctattGAAAATAGAGATAGTTTAAGAATGAATTTTCTTTCCAGGAGTGCCGAACTTTGGACCTTCAGGGCCAAGGACCGAGCCTCTGCGGAGGTTCTGCGAACAATCACAAAGCCCTCTTCGGCCAAGAGTTTCTTTTCTCTATGCTCAGGAGCGTTTCCTGGGCCCCACAGCACCCTTGGATTCAGCTGAGAGCCGGACTCTTGGGTCCCGGTGTCCCGAAAAGCCTGGGAAATTTGTGCAAAGCTCTGGAGGGGCGTTTGATGAGGACTCACCAgcctcttccatcctttctccacATTTGCTATCCGCCTGCCCGCCACCGGCAAagtgtgggcgctgggaacctTCCTGGCCTTAGAGGCTTAGAGGCGGCTctcttgcgggggggggggggggggctgtggatTTTTCCGGGGCAACGTCTGTCTTTTCACAGTCACCAGTGTCTTAGAATCCTAAAGAGTAGTGCAAAGGAAGAGCTTTACTCTCAAGAGTGATTctaagagaaaaatttaaaacttcagttTCCTGGATAAAACTTGAGGCAGATTCGGTTCCAGTCGCCCCTCTGTCACCAATCTCTGAAATGTCAGCCTGATGCCAGGCGTCAGATCCTTTAACAGATGACATATTGGGTGACCACTGGCAGACCTAGACTTGGAAACAGGAgagttctttctgttgtttttgtttttgttttgtttcttacctCCGTGCTGGGCTGGTTCAGGAACCCATGACTTGGATCCCAGTGAAGGTAGACCTAATGTGGACCCATGGGCTAGCTCTGGGACAGGAACAGCTCCTTCCTCCAGTGGGTAACCTCAGACTCTGGTGCCCCCACAGTGCTGTGGGCCCTACTTAGCTTATCACAAaggccttcattttttttttttcctccttaaaacTAGGAGGCATATGCAATTCCTgagggaatggagaaagaaaagagaagaccaAGCTCAGGAAAAGGCAGGGTTCAGCAGGGTCTAATCCTGATTGTTCCGAAATCCCACTGAAAATAAAAGTCTGGTGTTTGAAACTGAGTCCAGCCCCAGATGCAGACACATACCTAGGGATGCTAGTATGTGGGAAATCCCCAGCACTTAACTAAGAACCTGGTGGGCCAGTGATGGGGAATGGCACAGTGTCTGAAGCTTGTTCACCCAGCGGTGCTCTGCAAGCCTCTGCCCAGGCCTTAGGCACAGAAGGCAATTGTTACAATGAAAGAAATCAAGTCTGCTTTGCC contains:
- the Olig2 gene encoding oligodendrocyte transcription factor 2, whose translation is MDSDASLVSSRPSSPEPDDLFLPARSKGGSSSGFTGGTVSSSTPSDCPPELSSELRGAMGATGAHPGDKLGGGGFKSSSSSTSSSTSSAAASSTKKDKKQMTEPELQQLRLKINSRERKRMHDLNIAMDGLREVMPYAHGPSVRKLSKIATLLLARNYILMLTNSLEEMKRLVSEIYGGHHAGFHPSACGGLAHSAPLPTATAHPAAAAHAAHHPAVHHPILPPAAAAAAAAAAAAAVSSASLPGSGLSSVGSIRPPHGLLKSPSAAAAAPLGGGGGGSGGSGGFQHWGGMPCPCSMCQVPPPHHHVSAMGAGTLPRLTSDAK